One Scophthalmus maximus strain ysfricsl-2021 chromosome 9, ASM2237912v1, whole genome shotgun sequence genomic region harbors:
- the LOC118319595 gene encoding uncharacterized protein LOC118319595 isoform X1 produces the protein MKEMFQYLLFGQLFIAGVGSACVSDKCLRCNITGATPADFCPSCQDTCINDTVYANMSADCKKAFQVSINSSGSSVNEGDDITLTCVHDLPSLALTFGWKKKQEIQENENKSELFLKGVRPSMSSQYICFLNSSCGYYESLPHGVTVKTCVLCAFFLSVFLPLGLSVCPRTDNSVILLVICGISSLALVLLMGLALKFKMKRDNAKQRERVEHRIQAGKIRDPAPIVPRAS, from the exons ATGAAAGAGATGTTTCAATATCTTTTGTTTGGACAACTCTTCAtag CTGGTGTCGGCTCTGCCTGTGTTTCTGACAAGTGTCTGAGATGTAACATCACAGGAGCGACTCCagcag ATTTTTGTCCGAGCTGCCAAGACACTTGCATTAATG atacagtatatgcaaATATGTCAGCAGACTGCAAAAAAG CCTTTCAGGTTTCTATCAATAGCAGTGGATCCAGCGTAAACGAGGGGGACGACATCACTCTGACATGTGTCCATGACCTTCCCAGTTTGGCTCTGACCTTTGggtggaagaagaagcaggaaatCCAGGAAAACGAAAACAAAAGCGAGCTGTTTCTCAAAGGAGTGCGTCCGTCTATGTCGAGCCAATACATCTGCTTCTTGAACAGCTCATGTGGCTATTACGAGTCTTTGCCACACGGTGTCACTGTAAAGA CATGTGTCTTGTgtgctttctttctgtctgtgtttctgcctctgggactgtctgtgtgtcctcGTACAGACAACAGTGTGATCCTCCTGGTGATCTGTGGGATTTCATCTTTGGCCCTGGTCCTGCTTATGGGTCTGGCATTGAAGTTTAAGATGAAAAGAGACAACG ctaaacagagagagagagtggagcaCAGGATACAGGCTGGGAAGATACGCGATCCGGCTCCAATCGTTCCGAGGGCGTCCTAA
- the LOC118319595 gene encoding uncharacterized protein LOC118319595 isoform X2 yields the protein MKEMFQYLLFGQLFIAGVGSACVSDKCLRCNITGATPADFCPSCQDTCINDTVYANMSADCKKAFQVSINSSGSSVNEGDDITLTCVHDLPSLALTFGWKKKQEIQENENKSELFLKGVRPSMSSQYICFLNSSCGYYESLPHGVTVKNNSVILLVICGISSLALVLLMGLALKFKMKRDNAKQRERVEHRIQAGKIRDPAPIVPRAS from the exons ATGAAAGAGATGTTTCAATATCTTTTGTTTGGACAACTCTTCAtag CTGGTGTCGGCTCTGCCTGTGTTTCTGACAAGTGTCTGAGATGTAACATCACAGGAGCGACTCCagcag ATTTTTGTCCGAGCTGCCAAGACACTTGCATTAATG atacagtatatgcaaATATGTCAGCAGACTGCAAAAAAG CCTTTCAGGTTTCTATCAATAGCAGTGGATCCAGCGTAAACGAGGGGGACGACATCACTCTGACATGTGTCCATGACCTTCCCAGTTTGGCTCTGACCTTTGggtggaagaagaagcaggaaatCCAGGAAAACGAAAACAAAAGCGAGCTGTTTCTCAAAGGAGTGCGTCCGTCTATGTCGAGCCAATACATCTGCTTCTTGAACAGCTCATGTGGCTATTACGAGTCTTTGCCACACGGTGTCACTGTAAAGA ACAACAGTGTGATCCTCCTGGTGATCTGTGGGATTTCATCTTTGGCCCTGGTCCTGCTTATGGGTCTGGCATTGAAGTTTAAGATGAAAAGAGACAACG ctaaacagagagagagagtggagcaCAGGATACAGGCTGGGAAGATACGCGATCCGGCTCCAATCGTTCCGAGGGCGTCCTAA
- the arl3l1 gene encoding ADP ribosylation factor like GTPase 3, like 1 translates to MGEAQKGLLSVIEKLKGSTEQEVRIVLLGLDNAGKTTLLKSLASEDVNTITPTQGFNIKSVASHGMKLNVWDIGGQRKIRPFWKKYLENTDLLIYVIDSADKKRFEETGLELSELTDEENLKGVPVLIFANKQDLATASPASEIAEGLNLHTYRDREWQIQACSAVSGEGVQDGMNWICNNIMNRKKRTSVKTDQDET, encoded by the exons ATGGGAGAAGCTCAAAAG GGCTTACTCTCTGTCATAGAGAAACTGAAGGGATCCACAGAGCAGGAGGTCAGGATTGTGCTTCTGGGGCTGGACAACGCCGGAAAGACCACGCTGCTGAAGAGCCTCGCCTCTGAGGATGTGAACACCATCACACCAACACAG gGCTTCAACATAAAAAGCGTTGCCTCGCATGGCATGAAACTCAATGTTTGGGACAtcggaggacagaggaagatCAGGCCTTTCTGGAAAAAGTACCTGGAAAACACAGACCTGTTG ATTTATGTTATTGACAGTGCAGACAAGAAGCGGTTTGAGGAGACGGGTCTG GAGTTGTCCGAGCTCACTGACGAGGAAAATCTAAAGGGCGTTCCAGTGCTCATATTTGCCAACAAGCAGGATCTGGCCACGGCATCGCCGGCCAGTGAGATCGCAGAGGGACTCAACCTGCATACGTACCGGGACCGCGAGTGGCAGATTCAGGCCTGCTCTGCTGTGTCCGGGGAGGGAGTTCAG GATGGCATGAACTGGATTTGCAACAACATTATGAACAGGAAGAAGCGAACCAGTGTGAAGACTGACCAAGATGAAACTTGA